The genomic stretch GCTCAGAACGGTTCCGTAGGCGGTTATATGGTTAAGAAGATGATCGAAGCCCAGGAAAGACAGATGGCAGGTAAATAATCTGTAAAAAAAAATGAAACACCCTTCGAATATAACAAGAAATAACATTTAGTCCAATAGCATGGACGATTGAAGGGAAGCAGGAGCTGCAGTTTCGTAACTGATAATCAGTTATGGGGGCTGCGGCTCCTGTTTTTTTGATGAATGGGGATGGTATGAGTGGTTGGAAAGGATTGGTGGGTAGTTGAGTCCGCCATGGAACCCTGACTGCGCAGAGCGCAGTCAGGGTCGCGGGCTTCGCCCTATGAAAAAATACAGAAGTTCAGGTGCTTATGTGCAAGCACAACGCGCCTGAATTTCTGCATTTTTTCACCATGGCTCATTGCTGGCGCGAAAAATCAGTTGTATATCTACCGATTTCATACTATAATGGTTTGGAATAATAAAGTGAGGAATTGTTATGAGAGTAATTGCCGGAAAAGCCAGGAGGCTTGTTTTGAAGACGATAGAGGGGCAGGATACACGGCCTACGACAGATAGAATTAAAGAAACACTTTTTAATATGATACAAGGGGACATGCCTGATTGCTGTTTTTTGGATTTGTTCTCTGGCAGCGGGGCTATCGGTATTGAGGCGCTGAGCCGGGGAGCCAGGCTGGCGGTTATGGTGGAACAGAGTCCGGGGGCAGCAGAATGCATCCGTGAGAATTTAAAGACCACCAGGCTGGAGGATGGCGCCATTGTGATGAACTGTGACGTTATGACAGGACTTGGAAGGCTGGAAGGGAAAGGGTATGTATTTGATTTTATATTTATGGACCCTCCCTATAATCAGGATTTGGAAAAAAAGGTTTTGCAGTATCTGGCTGATTCCCGGATGATTGATGAGGACACGACGATGATTGTGGAAGCTTCTTTAGAAACTTCTTTTGATTTTTTGGAGAATCTGGGATACCGGATGATAAGGGAAAAGAATTATAAAACCAATAAACATGCTTTTATAGCAAGGAAAGAACGATAAGAAATTGCTCAAAATACATGGGCAACAATAAGGAAGAGGAAGAGACCATATGAGAAAAGCAGTGTATCCGGGAAGCTTTGATCCGGTGACGTTTGGTCATCTGGATATTATAGAACGTTCTGCCAGGATGTCGGATCATCTGATCATAGGAGTTTTAAATAATAATTCAAAAACTCCGTTGTTTTCTGTAGAAGAACGTGTTAATATGTTAAAGAGCCTTACGAAACACCTTCCCAACGTGGAGGTGGAATCGTTTGGAGGACTTTTGGTAGATTTTGTACGAGCCAAACAGGCGGATGCAGTGATTCGCGGGCTTCGGGCTGTAACGGATTTTGAATATGAATTGCAGATCGCACAGACAAACCGGGTCATGGCCCCAGAAATTGATACTGTGTTTTTGACGACGAATTTAAAATATTCTTACTTGAGTTCCAGCATTGTGAAGGAGATCGCCGCCTATGGTGGAGAGATAAACACGTTTGTACCTGCATGCGTTGCGGAGCGTGTAATGAAGAAGATGGAAGATAGAATGAAATAAGAGTAAGGAGTGTTCGTATTATGATGAGCAGAATTGAACAGTTAATCGGTGAAATTGAAGAATATATTGACAGCTGCAAATACCAGCCGCTCTCCAACAGTAAGATTGTGGTAAACAGGGATGAACTTGAAGAGCTTCTGGTAGAACTTCGTCTGCGCATCCCGGATGAAATCAAGCAGTACCAGAAGATCATCAGCAATCGTGACGCCATTATGAGTGAAGCCCGCCAGCAGGCGGATTCTATTTTGGCCCAGGCCAATGCTCAGACAAATGAGCTGGTTAATGAGCATGAGATTATGCAGAAAGCATATACCCAGGCCAATGATATTATTGAACAGGCCAACAGCCAAGCCCAGCAGATCGTGGAACAGGCGGTTTCTGACGCCAACGGAATCAGGCAAAGCTCTGTCCAGTATACGGATGACATGTTAAAGAGCCTTCAGACTATTATCAGTCATTCCATGGAAGGAGCTCAGGGCCGCTTTGATGCCTTTATGACTTCCATGCAGTCAAGCTATGATATCGTTTCCTCTAACCGCCAGGAGCTGACAGGAGCTGTCATGCCCGTGGAAGGAACGGAAGAAAACGGGACAACAGAATAAAAAGTATGATGGTAAGGAAGCTGTGAAGTACTTTCCAAGCTACATAGTGCCGGATGGATAATCCGGCATTTTTTATAACACTCTTTGTCTGAAAGATGCCGGATAACCCTCCGAATGCGGTTACGGTTCCGATCCATAAGCCAGTAGAGATTCCTGAAAAGGCCTGGGAAACAGCCTTGATTCCTGTGGTCATTTCAACAAATCCCAGGATAAGGGCCTTATGCTGGGGGAGGTCTATGGGAATCGTAGCTATGTAGAGGGCCAGGATGGAAAAAAGCATGATATATCCCCCGATTTTTACCATGACTTCGCAGGAATCCATTAGGCTGTCATCAAAGGATTTGGAAGATTCTCTGGTGACCGGAAGGGACAGGGCAGGTCCGTTTATGCCATAACAGCTCCGGGCTGCAATGGAAAGAGGAATTATGGGCAGGTAAACGCAGACAAGAAGGAGCCAGACCGGTACGGCTGGTGGAAGCCCTCCGGCAGCATAGCCTAATAAAAACATGGGGCTGGGATGATTGCAGATGGCTAAAAGGTA from Lacrimispora sphenoides JCM 1415 encodes the following:
- the rsmD gene encoding 16S rRNA (guanine(966)-N(2))-methyltransferase RsmD; translated protein: MRVIAGKARRLVLKTIEGQDTRPTTDRIKETLFNMIQGDMPDCCFLDLFSGSGAIGIEALSRGARLAVMVEQSPGAAECIRENLKTTRLEDGAIVMNCDVMTGLGRLEGKGYVFDFIFMDPPYNQDLEKKVLQYLADSRMIDEDTTMIVEASLETSFDFLENLGYRMIREKNYKTNKHAFIARKER
- the coaD gene encoding pantetheine-phosphate adenylyltransferase, with translation MRKAVYPGSFDPVTFGHLDIIERSARMSDHLIIGVLNNNSKTPLFSVEERVNMLKSLTKHLPNVEVESFGGLLVDFVRAKQADAVIRGLRAVTDFEYELQIAQTNRVMAPEIDTVFLTTNLKYSYLSSSIVKEIAAYGGEINTFVPACVAERVMKKMEDRMK
- a CDS encoding vacuolar family H+-ATPase subunit H — translated: MMSRIEQLIGEIEEYIDSCKYQPLSNSKIVVNRDELEELLVELRLRIPDEIKQYQKIISNRDAIMSEARQQADSILAQANAQTNELVNEHEIMQKAYTQANDIIEQANSQAQQIVEQAVSDANGIRQSSVQYTDDMLKSLQTIISHSMEGAQGRFDAFMTSMQSSYDIVSSNRQELTGAVMPVEGTEENGTTE